cttcgcaatgtaaaagttgacaatgaaggtttcaccactgtcaacttggctaacaacgcatacaaggatgaaccgttcgttctcgccaaacaagttgttcaagtgttctacatagttgacccgtgtaacaagaaactacatgttgttcgtgaagggaaaaggaaaattgttggattggacaacattgcagacgaggatgattacaaccagcacgtccacggcataggtcaagaaatacctctagaagaggaggaagaagaagatgaagttcaatatgcacgtgtcgaccatgaggaaggattatttttgtaatttatgtacgtagtttatgtctacatgtctgttatctgtatgactctaatatgttcgcaatgatcaatagtatattgcttatgaaatagtcaaataaaataattaagtgaagcacccactagaagtgaaataaaataattaagcaagtataagcattggaaataaaataattaaagtagtataataatgaagtgcaattactactgttagtgaaataaaataattaagtataaaaaaatatgtagtgtatgtgaaaatatgttaaggaaaataaaagaactaagtgaaataaaataaaataaaattgctctaggcaaactcatctgtgacgggctctatctgtagggccgtcacaggtgacctcacctgtgacggcccagagtgttgggcccgtcacaggtggtcttacctgtgacggctccacggttggcgcccgtcacaggtgaggacacctgtgacggccacatagttggcgcccgtcataggtgagtttgactagggttgacctagggttggacatcttctagatcgatccagatccggcacccactctcactcactcactctctcgaccgccgccttgcctctctcgacctctccgctgccctctacgccctcctctccaccaccgcctcgacctctccaccgccgccctcgccgccgccaaatccgccgccctctccgccctctccgccaccCTCAACGCTCTACTCTCCACCGACGCCGGcctgcaccaccgccgccgcactcactctctcgaccgccgccatccatctccaccgccatctccaccgtcgccgtctcgacctctccgccgccatctccgccgccctctctgccgccatctccaccctctacaccgccctctccaccgccgcctcgacctctccaccgtcCTCCTCTCGACCGCCCTCTCCACTGCTGccgcctcactcactctctcgaccgccgccgggACCTCCTCTTAGTCGCCACGCTAGGACCGTCATCGCTGCCACCGGGATCTCCTctctgccgcctcctcctctcgaccGGGACCTCCACGGTGAGCCCACGGCCCCCGCCTCCCCTCGTTTACTATTGGTCGCCGATTaaccccctcttctcctcctcagcgCTGCCGTGCCGAGAAGCCGTgcgccgtgcgccggccgggACTCGTCGTCAccgtgcgccgcctcctctgctcgtcgtctcctctccaggTACCCCTCTCTCTGATGCCGATGAATGGAATGGTGCAGTTAatggatgaatgaatgatgCAATGGAATGGATGAACGAATGATGAACTTTGGATGAATGATGAATTTTGGGGATAATTGTGCTCTTTTTGAATtgaaaatgcatatgtataattGTGCACTTTTTTTGTCATTCCGTTCAGATTGTTGCAACTgttatttaaaacttaaatatgTAGCTAGTTTGAAACTTGAATGTGGATACTGCTTTATAATtgaaaatgcatatgtataattGTGCAGTGTATACTGCtttatatgttgttttgttCCCTTTTGCTAGAACTATTGAATTTCGGGGATAATGTTTACATTTAGCTGAAAAATGATGGATTAATAGATTGGCAACAGTGTGGTTAGATAGGTagggtagctagctagaaataGTTTGTCTAGATAGCTAGTTAGGGGTAATGTTCCCTTTTCCTATAAATAAAGCATATACAGGGTTTGAAATTTGGTTGGAATGGATgaattgatagattggccgtagatttaatgtagttccgaggttatcaaaccatcacagaatacaaaatgcatggggaattttggtggattggtcagtgtagtccatggacggaaccgacctagacaccaaaattctccatgcattttgttttctgtcattgtttgataattaaggaactttattaggtttagggtttgaaatttagttcaaatgaaagaattgatagattggccACAGATTACctacacttgttgatttatatacccttgttgtctatgaataggtgaattgcatgaattgttgtttatatacatgatttatatacccttgctgctgctgccacataaattattgtgggctgttttattatctacacttgcCCCTGCCATTTGGACATATAACCATTCATGGAGTGTGTACTGCTATATATGTTGCTAGACCTATTGAATTTTGTGGATCATGTTTACATTTAGCTGAAAAAGGATAggtcagtgtagtccatggacggaaccgacctagacaccaaagttctccatgcattttgttttctgtcattctttgatgatttatatacccttgctgctgctgcccaatgtgttccttattaaatggccagtgatgaattgctcaataagaacagattatctacacttgttcatttttttgcccctacacttgttcacttgttccttattaaatggccagtgtagagtggttatatacctctacacttgttctttttttatgcataagaacagattttgtgcacttgctctttttttatgcataagaacagattttctgcacttgctcttttcttctggattgataagaggagtatatctagacatgttgttttagttaatttgcccctgctgttgctacccctgtggcatatatactcctcctgctgctgttttatgtcaatcatgcaaattctgtacccttgctgctgctgttttttaaatttgcatgattgattcagtggttatatacctctacacttgttctttttttatgcataagaacagattttccgcacttgctcttttgatgttatgatttcctctttttatcccttcatgcaaatgattgtaattgatgcatatttctcagcaaaactgaggccatatctttcatagtataccccgtattacattggatctaatgctatttagtctaatggtaggaaatttataatctttttcgcgaaagttaaaccatgtcaacgcccggcgcaaacccgccctccccaacacctgcgaggatccaggaagaagcaaacccagccacagaggcagttgccgaaggtcatcccgcgacaacggcggtccaacaacccgaaattcatggtaatttataggataaatttttaccacatgaccacataaattttagctagcaccccttagcaaatattgccttctgtttgtgctgcagaattgccgcaggaacaacatacgtcgatgtcgggcgggacaagtgcaagtaggtctagtagaaatccgcggtcacaaaatatatggccgaccacagtgcaagttataagagaggttgacgctagtggtaggcccacggccCCCAGGACTGTtattggaagatggtctaactgctgcgggctagcggcacgtgagaacttcgggatcctccataaagatatcgggaaggtcacagaagccgagaaagagcgagcttggacggcaatggagaaatggttcacatttccagccgaagcaaaggataggctcaagcggaaggcattccaaaagatgggcaaagcttggaagaattggaagtcgaagctcttcaccgagtttgtcaacccgcccggcaatcatacgtcgttcgatgaataccctcaaataaccgaagcggtgtgggaggaattctgctctctaaagaccacccaagagtttagggaattaagcgaggcacatcgcgtactgcaacagcggaatgagcacccgcatcggctgggcaccgcagggtacatcggcaaggaggcaatatgggcccaagaagatgcagccgctgcagcagcgaatgtccctgccccgttttcagacatccctgaacaaagagctcgtaactgggcgcgggcaaggggtaaggtcaacccggacggctctgtcacatttgagaacaaaagtgatgccatcgtctatcaggaactggtgagttcactacttaacctaactaatttccgttcgtataaagtacaagttcgtataaacgactatcttcttttctagttgggcttggttgctgaacaagcttcacaaagcgaggttgagtccgcgccgaagaggcgcgaagatgacatcctcacaaaggcgctcggaaccaaagaacatcctggccgaactcggggaattggtagcgatgtgccctggaagcatggactccctcagtacagctcccaatacaggaaacgaaaagtctccaaggaagagagggacgctcgtttgaaggccgaacttaaggttgaggtcattcaagaactagaagctagcatgaatgcaagggtggaagaaagggttaacaaggtgctcgccgacatgaatataccccgagtcacaacacctgctgtgcaaccaactcctcgtgtacaacacgacgcgagtccgtcacagcataggagtagttgtgcatccacagaggtgccggcccctggtctcccgatcgcaccactagctgcagtggaccacatcgaggtaattgttgttatccgatccatatctaataaaagacatttacacattccaatattaaattcaaactttcaccttatgcagggcgtagcacagtgtgtcctactagcgagagtccacccaactttcgctcctgaagtcgctgagggcatggctttcaagccctcggttacagacaaggtccacggtgcagacctgctagctgggtatgccaaggtgtccatcgatacagtaaaggacacctggtcaggctatccgctgcccgtgcccccaaatgatgaaatcatgactttgggcgatgcgcgcaagacgttcatacaatggcccaaagaagacatagttgtgaagatgactcctcgtccaagtcgaccgacggagcttacacctcccaagtctaagctatcaattgaggctccccgtggaccggcattgtcagtacctcattctcccggtggagctgatatggacttggcagatatagctcaaagcttggctccaataaagaccacaagaaaggccgatagctccccaccacttgtcaagggccagaagcgtgaacgcggcaaggggaaggtcggggagttggcgccggagccaaaaaggggcaaggctgcgacgtcgatgccggtgagcaaatcggggaaggtcgtgagggcgccagcccaatttgagctaggcatgccattggtggaggacaatgtgttagctgtgatgggtattgcttgccgagagctacataagcaataaatggagctaagcaatgccaagcggaaaatgagggagtcatccatagttggacatcacgaccaccagccgttcctatcgtcgcctgcctatataactataggctttgatgacctcttcaaccttttcaggatccgaaagttggacactggtcttctaaaatgctactccttgtaagtgcataccttctatacttgtgatatgactggactatatctcctaattaaattagttctaatacgtaaatattttaaggttgtgttggatcgagagtcgtcgccatggtaatcaggttgggttccttgatccatccatggtgaatgaggttaatttacgacagagcttcactgaggtggttgactatgtcaaccggtgtttatgggcccatcaagacaaggagtacatcatgtgcgcacacaaccaagagtaagaggacaatacccttcgtgtatattgtttttgaagttaaggttcttagtactaacgctacataaccactgcgcaggcgacattggattctcctagtcatcgtacctaagtggagtagggttacctaccttaactccaataagtccaaagattatgatttcagtgaaatcaccaaggccttaaatatggcttggggcccatatgtggaaaagggtggtaggcacaaggagggcaagaacgaactttatcatgacaccaagtttgcatgcgcacaacagatcggagaccaatgtggtttccacgtgtgccacaacatgtcaacacttctaagagaggtgaaagatttcgaccctgaggttgttgctaatggcgaataagctcatttcaatatctacattgctattcaaaacgtgctaattaacctcttatttattaaacagaaaggtagagctggcttcaagatctcacccatcaaccctcccgctatcagaggcgaagtgtgcgcctttattcttgcagaaataatgaacaagaaaggacgttttcatgccaaatagactcatgaacttggctagataatttattgtgatgtaaaaaagatgtttttataatttctggcgatgtaaaaaattatgtttttatagagtgcaatgtaatttactttcatatgtgcaatatttatggtactttactaaattgtcatcacatttgatcaactacgatttacgttgtactattaatctattttctctttttttttcccttattgacaggttgtggaggtcgagtacattatggctttaatccatttggtaagtatatatgcggttctatgagcaatgaccgaaattgtggctttcaagggtggtgaatttgctgtgcaaaattgtggcatttgaactgcatatatgtgttgttggggatctgtgatgtttgagatggatctgtgatgttatattGGGGGGGTGATGTATCTGTGACTAGAATATATCTGTAATGTATCTGtgtttcagagggcatggctcgcaaatcctgaggctagccaatatttagcatttattttttttctggaattaactcatcagtgacgggtcggaACAAAAATCCGTCGAAGGTAACCTAACCTGTGACGGACTAgcaaataaaggcccgtcagaggtgacctacctgtgacgggcctttacttttggggccgtcacaggtagatcacctgtgacagcttctaactacggagacctcaacctctgacggcctttatttaaagggccgtcagagatgagtcacctgtgacgggtcctaactcgctctaggctagcggagaccaacacctctgacggccttctagtaacttgcccgtcagaggtgggtgtcacctgtgacggccggccacccgtcaaaggtgactggactcaccagtgaccactgatcactgaccatgcgcgaagccgtcaaagatgagggtttgggcccgtcacaggtgaccttggccaGTGTAGTGAGATTGCCATCGCTCTGATTGCATCCACGAGGGGGAAAAAAGATGCAGCTGAAGGCGCGCGTTGATAAGGGCGTATAACTAGCTGGTAGTCTATATGGGCATAGGACTACCCTAGCTTTTAGCCCAAGACCTTAACCCTATACCCACGAAGTCTAATAAAGTTCTGTGATATATAGTGATTTTCATCTTTGTAAGATTTATATTGTTAAACTGATTCACTTAAGATTGCATCAAGTGAAGCCTTAAAACAGTAactgtattactccctccatcctaataTATATCAACCTAGAACTAGATAAACACATTCTATTAAAAAATCTAGATGTGTTCCACACTTGCATCCAGTtctatattgctatattttgagagttGGGATAAGGGAGTATATCATAATatgctactctctccgttctaaaatataacaaactTCTAACATTTgaaatttatcctaaaatataacaatttttccACCTATATTCCTTCTCAATCAATTATAATATTTCACCGTTCAAATTTTTTAAGTATTTTTTCCTCTTAACCAATTACAATCTTCTCTCGTTTAATTTTACTTGTGTTCTTAATACTTGTGTGTAAGTCTAAAActcatattttgggacagaggtagtatttaCAAGAACTAAGTTGTATTAGTAAGGACCACGGCGGAAGGTAAATGATTTCCTATTGTAGAAATGAATATCTCATCGTCTATATTTTAGCTTGTATGCATTTCTcatttagacatttttttttcataatattatattattataattGATACCTACTCAGTAGGGGGTCACATATAATCTTTTTCGTCTTTTGTAATGAGAAATAGGACTACCCAATGAAAAATTCCTGGCTACGCCACTGGTGTTGAATGCGGCTTATGAGCTTTGAGATGGAGGCGGTAGTGTGTGAGCTCTCGGATGGAGGCTTGGGTGACAGTGTGAGGGCTCTCAAAAGCATTGTAAAAATAGATAATGAACATAAAAGCTCTCTTTTACATCACCATCAAAATCTCGCTCTgcacatatatttatataggtcTTATAAAGAGATAAATCGTATCTGTACTCCGAtttatagattaaaaaaaacctatCTTATATAAAAATTTGTTTCACAACAATGGGTTTGGTTCGGTCTGTGGTTTGTTTAAGAGTCAGGCGTATCTGATGGGTGGTCTAGGGACCATCCAAAACTACATAGCTAtaatttagaaaagaaaaaaatattcttgaaaagagaataaatatttttttgcacCAGTAATAATTAGCAAGTCGTTTATTAATATATCACatggtatatatttttttatcaattatATATTTTCGTTGTATACATTTTATATTTATGacacttaaaaattttaaaattatgtaAGGTGGACCACCATATAAAAATGCTTCACAGTGAGCTGGGTTGGACTTGGAGCAGTTTTTGGATGACGATCTAGGGCGTGTTTGGCCAGTGAGCcggctattttttttcaacggTCAGGCTGTTGCCTTCGTTTTATATGAAAAAGAAGATGTtctattttaagaaaaaaatagaaccaAAACTTACAATACTACAATGCATAGTTAATTAGAGAAACTGGGCGAAAACCACAACTATAAAACTCAAAACTcttagggtctgtttggggagcttaagattctaaGAAGTAGCTGTTAAGAAGCTAGCTGGtgagaatctggagaagctgGAAAATCCAGCTTCTGGcctctagttcattttccagattctacaactacaaatTCTCAAAATCTTGGTAAAAAACTGGACTGTTTAGGAGAGTTTCTGGCAACTGAAGATTCTAGAAGAAGCTGCAGCTGTTAGAAGCTCCCCAAAGGGCCTTAACAACCTATCAAGACCCTGAAAATAAAGGACAGTCGGAGCCCAAAACAACTGTCGATAAAAGGCCAGTGAACCGGCCTTGAATGACGATCTCCCCAACTCTCGATCTCGCCGCCATCGTGGAGCTTCCCCTCGCCACGCAACGCTCTCCCCAACTCTCGCCACGCAACTCCAATCTGCCCGCCACCAGTCCACCGCGCCGCCTGCTGTGGCCGCGATGGCGTCCACTCCGCTCTCGCTTGCGGGCGCCTCGTCCCGTCTCTGGCTTTGACGGGCGCCAGGCCATCCATGGCCCCCGCACgggaggtgttcgacgaaatgcgcgagcgccaccgccgccatgagCTGTTTGGCATATGCTGGGAAAAAAGGCTATTCGTTTTACTGATTGAGTTCGCCTACACTCTCGTAGCATACGGGAGAAATCGATTCGTTTGTCTGTTTGAGTTCGCCTAAACTCTCATAGCATGGGAAATCGTGGCATCGCCAGGTTGAGCTCGCAGGCCTGCTGTATGCCAGCGGGATGCTTCTCTCTGTCAACAATTTTGACGTTATGGGACCTGTAAAACTGCAGGCACAAATTGGACGTGTTCCGGAGGAATGGCGTGCACCTGATGATCCCCTCTTGGGTTATGGAATCTGGTTGGAGACGCGGATGAGTGGAACAATAATTTCTACCAAGCTCTAAGCAAGTGAGTTCACATTTCCCATCAAGTTTGTGAGTTCGTATTTGTGCATATTATAAGATTGTGGAACCAGATAGCGCTTTCAGCTTTTTCATGAACATTTTTTACCTTAAGTTGTAGTGCACAAAACAAAGCTGCAATAATTTGCGCAAAATACAAAGTATTTGCCTGATGTGGAAGACATGGGACCAGAGATCATGATGGTTGTAGGCTTCTACTCACTAGGAGACTCCAAATTTAAATGGGCTGACCCAGTTAACACTTAACAGTTAAAAACATGATAGTCTTCGCTGCTGTTTTTCTAAGGCTACTGCTATTTTTTAACCTATTTTTCAGTAAAATTGTGTTGCTGATGTTTGTTTAACATATGGTCTAACAAATTTGCTTTGTTGGATCCTCCTAGAACTCCACCATTTATGGTTCTAACTTTTGACACATCAAATCAACTTGAGTTTGGTGATCCTAATATTTATCTGGAGTTTAACATGTAAGCTCGTTTGAATTTGCTGTTTCTAGTATCGAATAGACAAGACCAAAACTTACCCCAAATTTACTTCTAGAAATGCCATCTATGCATAGGTATATTACTAGCAAATTTTTCACACGCCATCCTTTCTGTACATAAGAGTTTGGGTGAATAAAGGATGCATCTCCTTACTTTGGAACAAAGTTGAATTAAGAGTTTTATGTAATGGCTAATCTACTGTTAAATTATGTTTTATTCTGCATAAAATCATTTCACGATATGATGTGTATCATAATGGTTTAAGAACAAATTACTTACAAAATAACAAGAAATCCTTTCTATATGGTAAAAAATAACTTCTTTACTTCCCTGAAGCATTACAAGTGTCCATCTTAGTCTTTTCATCTTGACCATTGAGCATGTAATATTGGCTCATTTCGCTTTCTAGTGCTCATCTGAGAATGGTTTTGGCATTCTGCTAAAGTTAGGTTGTCATCATGGGCAAGGTAACCGTGTGAACTGTATAGGGCATTCGATAGCAGGTAGGGGTGACATCTGTAGACAGCAGCCAACAGGTAAGGCAGTGGGTTACTGGGGTGCAGTTTTCGCTATGGGATGTGTCAGTGTTGGTTTTCAGATGACATGCACGGTGCATAACTATTGTTGAAACCCACCTAATAGGGTGAATTAAACCAATTTTAGAAGTTCAGGAGGCTTGCAATATATAGTTCTATTAGTTTCATGGAATCAACATTACTTCAAAGTGAATATTAGAAAATCAAAGCCCACATTGCTTTCAGAACATGTACTAGTGGTGCTAATGTTTTTAACGACATACTCAGAACATCACCGAAAATCCAAAATAGCCAGAAAGTATTCTTTTGATGCTTTCTGAAATATACTTCTCAAAGAAcgaaaaagataaaatataaaagTAGTAATAAAAGGTAAAGTACATGAACCTGATTTTCCTGTAATCATTAGCCACCCATTTCATCTTGGACCAGATAGTATTGATTCTTGAGGTGGAGCCGAATATGTAGATGGGTTGCCTTGAGCAGATATTACTGAATTTGCATTGAAAAAACTGTAATCTAGGCAGTTCTCCACGCTCATTGCACCTTCCAATACCTTGACAACCATTGACATAGAAGGCCTCCGGCTGCTGTCATTCTGCAAGCACCACATTGCAAGCTTCATCATTTGAATCACTTCCTCCTGGTGTGACACCATGTCATTACTGTGCTTATCAATCATATCAAGCAACTGATCGTTTTGAGCCTTTTCTCGTAATAGGTTGATGAGCTGAACACTCTCCTCGGGCTGTGAGAGATCAATATTTTTCCTTCCACTTATTATTTCCATGAGAACAACTCCAAAGCTGTATATATCAACTTTTTCAGTGATCTGCGATGTTAACCATTCAGGTGCCAGATATCCAGGTGTGCCTCTCATCACTGTCACTACCTTGCTTTGATCCCTGTCTATTAGCTTGGAAAGTCCAAAGTCAGCCAATTTAGCATTGAAATTCTCGTCTAAAAGAATATTCTGTGGTTTGATATCCAGATGAGCAATTTTTCGCCTGCATTCCTCATGAAGATAACATAAACCCTTGGCAATATCCATAATGATCTTACACCTTGTGCACCAATCAAGAGGAGCATTGTTGTGGCGGTAATATATCCACCTATCAAGTGACCCTCTTGGCATATATTCATATACCAGAAGCCTATTTGATTTCTCTGCGCAAAATCCAATTAGCCTGACAAGATTGATGTGCTCAATGCTGCCAATAGTCTCGACCTCTGCCAAGAACTCCTTCTTTCCCTGTCTAGCACCTTCCAGACGTTTCACCGCTACACTCTCTTCACCTATTTTTCCTTCGAAGACCGATCCAAATCCACCTTCGCCAAGCTTTTTACTGAAATCTTCGGTGCATTCTCTTAACTTTTCAAAAGAGAACCGCGTTGGCATTCCAGGCAATATATCAAATTCTAATTCTTCATCTAGTTCTTGATACTTCCTCCTCCTTCGTACATATATAGCAACAATAACAACTAAAACAAGAGTAGTAATTGCTGCAAGTGTAGCACCTAAAATtgtcttcaattttttttgtgtaggGTCAGAAGAGGGAGTAATCTGTACCTTTAGATAAGCTGAAGAGTTGTAATTAACCTTTTCAGGTTGTATTGACTGCAAGGAGAATACCTCTGTCACTGACCGGCATTCTCCATTGGAATCATTCTGACCATACCTGAACGCTACTGCTTTGCATGAGCAATTCTTCAAGCAGGCTTGCTTGCAGTCATCTCTATTTTTTGCATTCATGATGATTTGGCTCATATCAAAGTAAGAAACATCAGTAAGAGTCAAGAGCTGATGATTTTTGATTTCTTGACAAGATACTGGTGTCACTGGTGCACAACCAAGATTAGTCTTCCGCTCGTCAACTAGCTGGAAGTAACGTGAACTAGAATTACTCTGAAAGGGACAGATGCATTGCCCACTTGTGCATATCCCGTACTCCCCGCACACTGTTGGGAAAGCACAATCATCAACATGTAGGAATTCCTTCATTACATCAGACACCATGATCCAGCTTGGTTCTCCACGAGACCACTCAAACAGCCTCAAGTGCCCATCAGACTCTAACCTTATGTACTGGGTGGACTTAGCTTCTTGGAATTGGATACTTTCATCTGGATTTCCTGGATGTGTGGACTGCAAAAAGATGCTGAGGCTGCCATTTGTAAAGGTAATCCTTGTTGGATCTCTCTGGCTCATGTTTCTGCTCAGC
This window of the Oryza sativa Japonica Group chromosome 4, ASM3414082v1 genome carries:
- the LOC4335421 gene encoding G-type lectin S-receptor-like serine/threonine-protein kinase SD2-5, giving the protein MSPGNLFADFTVLVVVVLAVAAPPVSGQRSVYPSANLSTLWVKNKVLDSVPYEDGLVRAIVLRSPQTSDLSFAAGFFCTPPCQEFIFAVFIFPDTDSFPVNKMARVVWCANQASPVGENATLELTGDGDLVLREKANGRLIWSSGTSDQSVRRMEITEQGNLVLFGQRNMTVWQSFDHPTDALVPGQSLLQGKMLRANASPTNWTEGKIYITVLRDGVHGYVESTPPQLYFKHELSRNMSQRDPTRITFTNGSLSIFLQSTHPGNPDESIQFQEAKSTQYIRLESDGHLRLFEWSRGEPSWIMVSDVMKEFLHVDDCAFPTVCGEYGICTSGQCICPFQSNSSSRYFQLVDERKTNLGCAPVTPVSCQEIKNHQLLTLTDVSYFDMSQIIMNAKNRDDCKQACLKNCSCKAVAFRYGQNDSNGECRSVTEVFSLQSIQPEKVNYNSSAYLKVQITPSSDPTQKKLKTILGATLAAITTLVLVVIVAIYVRRRRKYQELDEELEFDILPGMPTRFSFEKLRECTEDFSKKLGEGGFGSVFEGKIGEESVAVKRLEGARQGKKEFLAEVETIGSIEHINLVRLIGFCAEKSNRLLVYEYMPRGSLDRWIYYRHNNAPLDWCTRCKIIMDIAKGLCYLHEECRRKIAHLDIKPQNILLDENFNAKLADFGLSKLIDRDQSKVVTVMRGTPGYLAPEWLTSQITEKVDIYSFGVVLMEIISGRKNIDLSQPEESVQLINLLREKAQNDQLLDMIDKHSNDMVSHQEEVIQMMKLAMWCLQNDSSRRPSMSMVVKVLEGAMSVENCLDYSFFNANSVISAQGNPSTYSAPPQESILSGPR